Sequence from the Aquimarina sp. Aq107 genome:
GACGGAAACCAATGTTTAATGAAACCTTTGATATTCGAAGTATCTAATTAACTGACGATATACAAGGTTAGAATCAAAAAAAATATGATTCCAAAAGTTTATAGAGAGGTCATTGACCTAGGAGATGGAAGAGAAATTAGCCTAGAGACCGGAAAATTAGCAAAACAGGCACACGGATCTGTAGTTGTTCAATCAGGAAAATGTATGTTATTGTGTACTGTAGTTTCTAACTACAAAGCTGCTGATGTAGATTTCTTACCTTTAACAGTAGATTACCGAGAAAAATTTGCTGCTGCAGGTCGTTATCCAGGTGGTTTTTTCAAAAGAGAAGCTAGACCAAGTGACGGAGAAGTGTTAACAATGAGATTAGTTGACCGTGTATTACGCCCTTTATTCCCTAAAGATTATCATTCAGAAACTCAGGTAATGATCCAATTAATGTCTCATGATGAAGATGTTATGCCAGATGCAATGGCAGGATTAGCGGCTTCTGCTGCAATACAGTTATCTGATTTTCCATTTGAATGTGCTATTTCTGAAGCAAGAGTAGGACGTATTAACGGTGAATTTATTATCAACCCAACGAGAGCTCAATTAGAAGAATCCGATATTGATATGATGATCGGAGCATCGGCTGATTCCGTAATGATGGTTGAAGGAGAGATGGATGAAATCTCTGAAGAAGAAATGACTGAGGCTATTAAATTTGCTCACGAAGCTATAAAAATTCAATGTGCTGCTCAAGAAAGATTAGCAGAAGCTTTCGGAAGAAAAGAAGTTCGTGAATATGAGCCAGAAAGAAATGATGAAGAGTTAGCTAAGAAAATTCATGATATGGCATATGACAAAGTATATGCTGTAGCAAAACAAGGTTCTTCTAAACATGAAAGAGGAGCTGCTTTTGCTGAAATCAAAGAAGAGATAAAAGCTACTTTCTCTGAAGAAGAGTTAGAAGATTTCGGAGATTTAGTATCTAAATATTATTCGAAAGCAGAAAAAGCTGCTGTTCGTGATTTAACACTTAATGAAGGATTACGTCTTGATGGTAGAAAAACCACTGAGATTAGACCAATTTGGTGTGAAGTAGATTATTTACCTTCTACACACGGATCGTCTATATTTACAAGAGGAGAAACTCAAGCACTGGCAACAGTAACTTTAGGAACATCTAGAGAAGCTAATCAAATAGATATGCCATCATATGAAGGAGAAGAAACATTCTATCTTCATTATAACTTCCCTCCTTTCTCAACTGGTGAAGCAAGACCTATACGAGGTACTTCTAGAAGAGAAGTTGGACACGGTAATTTAGCACAACGAGCACTTAAAGGTATGATTCCTAACGATTGTCCATATACAGTTAGAGTTGTTTCTGAAGTATTAGAATCTAACGGTTCTTCTTCTATGGCGACTGTATGTTCTGGTACAATGGCATTAATGGATGCTGGTGTACAACTTAAAAAACCAGTTTCTGGTATTGCAATGGGACTAATATCTGATGCTGATTCTGGAAATTACGCAGTATTATCAGATATCTTAGGTGATGAAGATCATTTAGGAGATATGGACTTTAAAGTTACAGGAACAGCTGATGGTATTACGGCTTGTCAAATGGATATTAAAGTAAAAGGTTTAAGTTATGAAATCTTAGTAAACGCTTTAAATCAAGCACGTGACGGACGTCTTCATATACTTGAAAAGCTTACTGATACGATCGAGAAACCAAACAACGATGTTAAGGCACACGCACCAAAAATGGTTACCAGAACAATCCCTGGAGAATACATTGGAGCACTTATCGGACCTGGTGGAAAAGTAATTCAAGA
This genomic interval carries:
- a CDS encoding polyribonucleotide nucleotidyltransferase, translated to MIPKVYREVIDLGDGREISLETGKLAKQAHGSVVVQSGKCMLLCTVVSNYKAADVDFLPLTVDYREKFAAAGRYPGGFFKREARPSDGEVLTMRLVDRVLRPLFPKDYHSETQVMIQLMSHDEDVMPDAMAGLAASAAIQLSDFPFECAISEARVGRINGEFIINPTRAQLEESDIDMMIGASADSVMMVEGEMDEISEEEMTEAIKFAHEAIKIQCAAQERLAEAFGRKEVREYEPERNDEELAKKIHDMAYDKVYAVAKQGSSKHERGAAFAEIKEEIKATFSEEELEDFGDLVSKYYSKAEKAAVRDLTLNEGLRLDGRKTTEIRPIWCEVDYLPSTHGSSIFTRGETQALATVTLGTSREANQIDMPSYEGEETFYLHYNFPPFSTGEARPIRGTSRREVGHGNLAQRALKGMIPNDCPYTVRVVSEVLESNGSSSMATVCSGTMALMDAGVQLKKPVSGIAMGLISDADSGNYAVLSDILGDEDHLGDMDFKVTGTADGITACQMDIKVKGLSYEILVNALNQARDGRLHILEKLTDTIEKPNNDVKAHAPKMVTRTIPGEYIGALIGPGGKVIQELQKTTGTTIVINEDPVTEEGIVEILGTGQEGIEAVLAKIDSITFKPVVGSIYEVKVVKMLDFGAVVEYMDAPGNEVLLHVSELAWERTENVSDVVNMGDVMDVKYFGIDSRTRKEKVSRKALLPRPPRPEGSKSRDDKPRGDRKPRNNDKKEN